The following proteins are co-located in the Triplophysa dalaica isolate WHDGS20190420 chromosome 2, ASM1584641v1, whole genome shotgun sequence genome:
- the LOC130407136 gene encoding LOW QUALITY PROTEIN: uncharacterized protein LOC130407136 (The sequence of the model RefSeq protein was modified relative to this genomic sequence to represent the inferred CDS: substituted 1 base at 1 genomic stop codon), producing MDEWWEEIDMTDKLDQQQRRHAEINESEIEDIEKSRNEVNTHKQTMWSVFGPGVPKKQCGTADRSIGPCVCAASSVCTPSTVCASSRACAPSSVCAPANTAPSSVCATSNTTPSSVCATSSVCASSTTCAPSSVCAPDNTAPSSVCAPSNTTPSSVCATSSVCASSTTCAPSSMCGPANTAPSTVSAPSSVCASSVQCLTTRSTSYQTVITLSNSTPATSTQTTCNPKILKSRPKRTTCTFCNMIVNKKNIKIHIQRRHSSTSTDITANRHLLSQCIDRNKGIFAVQRSFSGFGNPIHVQKCTWGNDHHVSCELDQCKRASEFSRRSGLMGFQCIHLKSLTYCPVSSVPDITLKEEVLADMVRKKWISDNTKKICIARKLKAESESCLLSKEVSLGNGTSKIFVSVLETFTSYYSRLGRVMVCFDKKINTWHCPCSKPRNSCAHKSIAKWHLNQTRPELFLKVRSTDSDVFETFAESCRRDVDNDEECILYPPEGNALTPIVLYLLNNKKLPAVLPKDVCSPQNMETLPKHLIPLETFCTNHTAVGRALDILEQTNKKKYPNHDSLLHGYIHFEALTAHNYNFSCVHCGIHPPVVIMDLHKKGVFCMPVSDIENPPPEFEGHVDIEEFWRSVDQEIICRGFLQSNVENPFKVSPSYAKWAPWIGPLTRASSKVLNTEYAKLTTXKSVSEQVDIDIAEERLSSELMNLKVDVLRKLVKECGVDSKGSKMDLLLRLREEMKTRSTYDKVFQKVWGASGGWAVIMCPCGIVNSVKFNIRAESPRDFADMLLSFKHFPNIVIYDFARGLVTHTNLREPDRLPFSPYEGRVAAATAENISTAKKGELKRNLPWLHLKKAPPDLNGHPVTGSAEHCALYDTFHQYNTKDEKDALRLIGLVPELCGWINYQTAEQLFSCMRKNNYFMNSLSPSSHIFLMRNILHHHNDRVNQQELQKLKQVTYGEITLDAQGKASLVDANGPADMDMATHCGEQCEALTTKSNLRPCRASWTLGVNHPLREKLVNYVLDKERPMNEIIIKDGQTCLTRENLVTLGLRKEMDSMVGNACFRLVKEVIQQQGKDIYVEDLHTPPTWLLPLSCDPLLSLPVLPTIVRDLQTAWNWVQSHKDLFIEEVTEPAFLRMSSNEQEDALKKVLEAAGTETIYTNLCLRSTTVQKLSDAGLEAFASTPLRVVPNNAP from the exons ATGGATGAGTGGTGGGAAGAGATTGACATGACAGACAAATTAGACCAACAACAAAGACGACACGCTGAAATTAATGAAAGCGAAATTGAAGACATCGAAAAGTCTAGAAATGAGGTGAATACTCATAAACAGACTATGTGGTCTGTTTTCGGTCCTGGTGTGCCGAAAAAG cAATGTGGGACAGCGGACAGATCAATAGGTCCTTGTGTTTGTGCAGCATCCAGTGTGTGTACGCCCTCCACCGTATGTGCCTCGTCCAGAGCCTGTGCCCCATCCAGCGTGTGTGCACCCGCCAATACTGCACCATCCAGTGTGTGTGCGACCTCCAACACTACACCATCCAGTGTGTGTGCCACGTCCAGCGTATGTGCGTCCTCCACCACATGTGCCCCATCCAGCGTGTGTGCACCCGACAATACTGCACCATCCAGTGTGTGTGCGCCCTCCAACACTACACCATCCAGTGTGTGTGCCACGTCCAGCGTATGTGCGTCCTCCACCACATGTGCCCCATCCAGCATGTGTGGACCCGCCAATACTGCGCCCTCCACTGTGTCTGCGCCATCCAGTGTGTGTGCCTCTAGTGTTCAATGCTTAACAACTCGCAGTACATCCTATCAAACAGTCATTACACTGTCCAACAGCACTCCTGCCACATCAACCCAAACCACTTGTAACCCAAAAATACTCAAATCAAGGCCCAAAAGGACCACATGCACATTCTGTAATATGATTGTGAAcaagaaaaacatcaaaatacacaTTCAAAGACGTCACTCATCAACAAGTACAGATATAACGGCAAATCGCCATCTTCTATCCCAATGCATAGATCGTAATAAGGGCATTTTTGCTGTGCAAAGATCTTTTTCTGGTTTTGGAAACCCCATACATGTGCAGAAATGCACCTGGGGAAATGACCATCATGTGAGCTGCGAGCTAGATCAATGCAAACGAGCTTCTGAATTTTCTAGAAGAAGTGGATTGATGGGGTTTCAATGCATCCATTTAAAGTCTTTAACTTACTGTCCTGTATCATCAGTACCAGACATCACACTGAAAGAAGAAGTTCTGGCAGATATGGTGAGGAAGAAGTGGATTTCTgataacacaaagaaaatatgtaTCGCTAGAAAGCTAAAAGCAGAGTCTGAGAGCTGCCTACTGAGTAAAGAGGTCTCATTAGGCAATGGAACGTCAAAAATATTTGTGTCAGTCCTTGAAACATTCACCTCATATTACTCTCGGTTAGGGAGAGTGATGGTTTGTTtcgacaaaaaaataaatacttggCACTGCCCATGCTCCAAGCCAAGGAATTCTTGTGCGCATAAGTCCATTGCAAAATGGCACTTAAACCAAACTCGACCTGAACTCTTCCTAAAAGTCAGAAGTACAGACAGTGATGTGTTTGAAACATTTGCAGAATCTTGTCGTCGAGATGTCGACAATGATGAGGAATGTATTCTATATCCACCTGAAGGGAATGCTTTGACTCCAATTGTCCTTTACTTGCTGAACAACAAGAAATTGCCAGCTGTTCTGCCAAAAGATGTTTGTTCACCACAGAACATGGAGACACTGCCCAAGCATCTCATTCCACTTGAGACCTTTTGCACT AATCACACTGCAGTTGGCAGGGCCTTAGACATCTTggaacagacaaacaaaaaaaaatatccaaACCATGACTCCCTTCTTCATGGTTATATTCACTTTGAGGCACTGACAGCACATAATTACAATTTTTCCTGTGTGCACTGTGGCATCCATCCACCGGTTGTTATAATGGACTTGCATAAGAAGGGAGTTTTTTGCATGCCAG TGAGTGATATCGAGAATCCCCCGCCAGAGTTTGAAGGTCATGTTGATATTGAAGAATTCTGGCGATCTGTTGACCAAGAAATTATTTGCAGAGGCTTTTTACAGA GCAACGTTGAGAATCCATTTAAAGTTTCACCTTCCTATGCAAAATGGGCACCTTGGATTGGGCCTCTCACCAGAGCCAGCAGTAAAGTACTCAACACTGAGTATGCCAAACTCACTACATAGAAGTCTGTTTCAGAACAGGTAGACATTGACATTGCAGAAGAACGCCTGTCAAGTGAACTGATGAACTTAAAG GTTGATGTTTTGAGGAAACTTGTAAAAGAATGTGGTGTTGATTCAAAGGGCTCCAAAATGGATCTTCTCCTCCGTTTAAGGGAGGAGATGAAAACAAGGAGCACTTATGACAAAGTGTTTCAAAAAGTTTGGGGAGCATCTG GAGGCTGGGCAGTGATAATGTGTCCTTGTGGCATTGTAAACTCTGTCAAATTTAACATAAGAGCTGAAAGCCCACGTGATTTTGCAGACATGTTGTTGTCATTCAAACATTTCCCAAACATCGTAATCTATGATTTTGCACGAGGATTAGTAACTCATACCAACCTGCGGGAACCAGATAGACTTCCCTTTAGTCCGTATGAAGGAAGAGTGGCTGCAGCTACCGCAGAGAATATATCAACTGCCAAGAAAGGAGAACTGAAAAGGAACTTGCCATGGTTGCACCTCAAAAAAGCCCCACCTGATCTTAATGGTCATCCTGTAACTGGTTCTGCTGAACACTGTGCATTGTATGACACCTTTCATCAgtacaacacaaaagatgaaaaGGATGCTCTTAGACTAATTGGACTTGTGCCTGAGCTATGTGGGTGGATCAACTACCAGACTGCAGAGCAGCTGTTCTCTTGCATGCGAAAGAACAACTATTTCATGAACTCTCTCTCCCCATCAAGCCACATCTTCCTTATGCGTAACATTTTACATCACCACAATGATAGAGTTAACCAGCAGGAACTGCAGAAGTTAAAACAAGTTACTTATGGAGAGATCACCCTTGATGCACAAGGAAAAGCCAGTTTGG TGGATGCAAATGGCCCTGCAGACATGGACATGGCAACCCACTGTGGGGAGCAGTGTGAGGCTTTGACTACGAAATCAAACCTCAGGCCTTGTCGTGCTTCATGGACACTAGGAGTGAATCATCCCCTTCGAGAGAAATTG GTGAACTATGTACTGGATAAGGAAAGACCAATGAATGAAATAATCATAAAAGATGGTCAGACGTGCCTCACAAGAGAAAACCTTGTTACACTGGGACTAAGAAAGGAAATGGATTCAATG GTCGGAAATGCTTGCTTCAGGCTAGTCAAAGAAGTAATTCAGCAGCAG GGGAAAGATATTTATGTTGAAGATCTCCATACTCCACCAACTTGGCTCCTGCCTTTATCTTGTGATCCTCTCCTCAGTCTTCCA GTACTGCCAACAATTGTTAGAGACCTGCAGACAGCATGGAATTGGGTGCAGAGCCACAAAGACCTGTTCATTGAGGAGGTGACGGAGCCTGCCTTTTTGCGGATGAGTTCCAACGAACAAGAAGATGCACTCAAGAAGGTCCTGGAGG